The Fulvivirga ligni genome window below encodes:
- a CDS encoding CNNM domain-containing protein yields the protein MGLLILYLALAICISFLCSVLEAVLLSITPSYIESLKEKGKYALSERLGKLKNEIDKPLAAILSFNTIAHTVGAAGVGAQAAKVFGDDYLGLVSAALTLLILIFSEIIPKTIGASYWRHLGKFTASTLKILIFLMYPLVLLSQGITKILSSNEKKSSISRDEVSAMADLGHKEGIFHEMESRMLKNMIRFRNITAEDIMTPRTVMVMVKDSHTIVHLYKNKDFSKFSRIPVFLENRDDISGYVHKHDVLTQMAEDNHDMKLVDIKRDILMISKEMRLPVLLDKFLESKEHIALATDRYGGVSGLLTMEDVMETLLGEEIMDEYDNVEDMQDYARQKWKRRALRLGIIEEKTAENKIDNTPEEVVQYGITGGQPPLSENTNDANGKEH from the coding sequence ATGGGTTTACTAATATTATACCTGGCACTAGCCATTTGCATCTCTTTTCTATGCTCTGTATTAGAAGCTGTACTACTTTCAATTACGCCGTCGTACATAGAATCTCTGAAAGAAAAAGGAAAATATGCCCTTAGTGAAAGACTAGGCAAGCTTAAAAATGAAATAGACAAGCCATTAGCGGCTATTCTTAGTTTTAATACTATCGCGCATACCGTAGGTGCTGCTGGAGTTGGTGCCCAGGCGGCCAAAGTATTTGGAGACGATTACTTAGGCTTAGTATCTGCAGCGCTTACACTGCTCATCCTTATATTTTCTGAAATTATACCTAAGACTATTGGCGCCAGTTATTGGAGGCATTTAGGAAAGTTCACGGCCAGCACGCTTAAAATTCTGATTTTCCTTATGTACCCTCTGGTTCTTCTTTCACAGGGTATTACCAAAATACTTTCTAGTAATGAGAAGAAATCATCTATAAGCAGAGATGAAGTTTCAGCTATGGCCGATCTGGGCCATAAGGAGGGCATATTTCACGAAATGGAATCAAGGATGCTGAAAAACATGATCCGCTTCAGAAATATTACTGCAGAAGATATTATGACTCCACGTACCGTAATGGTTATGGTAAAAGACAGCCATACCATAGTACACTTATATAAGAATAAAGACTTTTCTAAATTTTCCAGAATCCCTGTTTTCCTCGAAAACAGAGATGACATCTCCGGCTATGTTCATAAGCACGATGTACTTACACAAATGGCTGAGGACAACCACGATATGAAACTAGTGGATATCAAAAGAGATATCTTAATGATCAGCAAAGAGATGAGGCTACCTGTTCTTCTGGATAAATTCCTGGAAAGTAAAGAACATATCGCTTTGGCCACAGACCGATATGGCGGCGTTTCCGGCTTGCTCACCATGGAAGATGTAATGGAAACCTTACTTGGGGAAGAAATTATGGACGAGTATGATAACGTAGAAGATATGCAGGATTATGCCCGACAAAAGTGGAAAAGACGAGCCCTGAGATTAGGCATTATTGAAGAAAAGACTGCTGAAAATAAGATAGATAACACACCAGAAGAAGTTGTACAATATGGAATAACCGGCGGCCAGCCACCACTTTCGGAGAACACCAATGACGCAAACGGCAAAGAACATTAA